In Thermococcus sp., one DNA window encodes the following:
- the porB gene encoding pyruvate synthase subunit PorB, which yields MAVRKPPITTREYWAPGHAACAGCGCATALKLATKAFSEAMEEKYGDPNAFAIAQATGCMEVVSAVFPYTAWKAPWVHVAFENAAAAASGVEAAWKKLGRKGKILAIGGDGGTADIGLQALSGMLERRHNVVYLMYDNEAYMNTGIQRSSSTPYGAWTTTSPPGKYSIGEDKPKKWVALIAAAHQIPYVATASIGNAFDFVRKMKKAAKVDGPAFVQVHCTCPTGWKSPLEKGVEIARLAIETGMWPLFEIENGDFFNIKIQSPGGGAKVKREGGKVVAIEFKKPIEEYLKLQGRFKHLFKRPEAIDELREQIKAMWKVLGVDVYLPKPGE from the coding sequence ATGGCCGTTAGGAAACCCCCGATTACCACTCGCGAGTACTGGGCACCCGGACACGCCGCCTGTGCCGGCTGCGGTTGTGCCACCGCTCTCAAGCTCGCCACCAAGGCCTTCAGCGAGGCCATGGAGGAGAAGTACGGCGATCCAAACGCCTTCGCCATAGCCCAGGCAACGGGATGTATGGAGGTTGTTTCGGCGGTATTCCCGTACACCGCCTGGAAGGCCCCGTGGGTTCACGTGGCTTTCGAGAACGCCGCCGCGGCAGCCAGCGGTGTTGAAGCTGCCTGGAAGAAGCTCGGCAGGAAGGGTAAGATACTGGCGATAGGCGGTGACGGCGGTACCGCTGATATAGGCCTTCAGGCTTTAAGCGGTATGCTCGAGAGGCGCCACAACGTGGTCTATTTAATGTACGACAACGAGGCCTACATGAACACAGGAATCCAGCGCTCAAGCTCAACCCCCTATGGTGCCTGGACAACAACTTCACCGCCCGGAAAGTACTCCATCGGTGAGGACAAGCCCAAGAAGTGGGTGGCTTTAATCGCTGCGGCCCACCAGATACCCTACGTGGCAACGGCTAGTATAGGGAACGCCTTCGACTTTGTCAGGAAGATGAAGAAGGCAGCAAAGGTCGATGGCCCAGCCTTCGTGCAGGTTCACTGCACCTGCCCGACCGGATGGAAGAGCCCGCTTGAGAAGGGCGTTGAGATAGCCCGCTTAGCTATCGAGACCGGAATGTGGCCACTCTTCGAGATTGAAAACGGCGACTTCTTCAACATCAAGATACAGTCACCGGGAGGAGGTGCTAAGGTCAAGCGCGAGGGAGGAAAGGTAGTGGCAATAGAGTTCAAGAAGCCCATCGAGGAGTACCTCAAGTTGCAGGGCAGGTTCAAGCACCTCTTCAAGAGGCCCGAGGCAATAGACGAGCTCAGGGAGCAGATCAAGGCCATGTGGAAGGTTCTTGGTGTTGACGTATACCTCCCCAAGCCCGGGGAGTGA
- a CDS encoding Mrp/NBP35 family ATP-binding protein: protein MTIKAPTLNIGGLGADPLEQRIKEKQTKWKYKIAVLSGKGGVGKSTVAVNLATALAKMGYFVGVLDADIHGPNVAKMLGVEKADVLAERMEDGRFEMLPPMADFMGQVTPIKVMSMGFLVPEDQPVIWRGALVTKAIKQLLGDVKWGELDFMIIDFPPGTGDEILTVVQNVQLDAAIIVTTPQEVALLDTGKAVNMMKKMEVPYITVVENMSYLICPYCGNEIDVFGKGGGRKLAEKEGVEFLGEIPIDLKAREASDTGIPIVLYGDTPAAKAFMELAKRLVERLKELKGEDSGEE from the coding sequence ATGACTATCAAAGCTCCGACCCTCAACATAGGCGGACTGGGCGCAGACCCCCTCGAACAGAGGATAAAGGAGAAGCAGACCAAGTGGAAGTACAAGATAGCGGTTTTAAGCGGTAAGGGCGGTGTTGGAAAGAGCACTGTCGCTGTAAACCTCGCCACAGCACTGGCGAAGATGGGATACTTCGTCGGAGTGCTGGATGCAGACATACACGGGCCGAACGTCGCCAAGATGCTCGGCGTCGAGAAGGCCGACGTTCTGGCCGAGAGGATGGAGGACGGACGCTTCGAGATGCTCCCACCGATGGCAGACTTCATGGGTCAGGTGACCCCGATAAAGGTAATGAGCATGGGTTTTCTAGTTCCAGAGGACCAGCCCGTAATCTGGCGTGGGGCACTCGTGACCAAGGCAATAAAACAGCTCCTCGGCGATGTTAAGTGGGGCGAGCTGGACTTTATGATAATCGACTTCCCGCCCGGAACCGGGGATGAAATACTCACAGTTGTTCAGAACGTTCAGCTTGATGCGGCCATAATTGTCACAACTCCCCAGGAGGTAGCTCTGCTCGACACAGGGAAGGCAGTTAACATGATGAAGAAGATGGAGGTTCCCTACATAACTGTCGTTGAGAACATGAGCTATCTAATCTGCCCGTACTGCGGGAATGAGATTGATGTCTTTGGAAAGGGCGGTGGAAGAAAGCTCGCCGAGAAGGAGGGCGTTGAGTTTTTGGGAGAAATCCCAATAGACCTAAAGGCGAGAGAGGCAAGCGACACGGGAATACCAATAGTCTTATACGGAGATACTCCAGCGGCAAAGGCTTTCATGGAGTTGGCGAAGAGGCTCGTCGAGAGGCTCAAGGAACTGAAGGGCGAGGATTCTGGGGAGGAGTAA